One region of Primulina tabacum isolate GXHZ01 chromosome 17, ASM2559414v2, whole genome shotgun sequence genomic DNA includes:
- the LOC142531989 gene encoding SUPPRESSOR OF GAMMA RESPONSE 1-like: MARTWLIDSRGLAKKVKNAGLPAAYQIKDCGANKECPNCHYHIDNTDVSHEWPGLPVGVKFDPSDVELLGHLAAKCGVGDSEPHLFIDEFIPTLEGDEGICYTHPENLPGAKKDGSSFHFFYRIINAYASGHRKRRRIHGQESTIKANVRWHKTGKTKPVMENVVLKGFKKIMVLYAPSKKGSKPDKCNWVMHQYHLGANEDEREGEYVVSRIFYQPQKENEYNETSIVKEEFDLGLTQAIPKTPKMSTPDPPRPHNTPSFNGGSDDHLIKSFVQNAKNLKDPSDPPSGFWLEDEVEYATCLAGESQAADFVDVNSLFCNEIIDSNTMFGDPRRHNSSLAQEGGDTRDVTASGGISDLDNIELDTPPDFNLSDLQFASQDSVFDWLNQL; encoded by the exons ATGGCTAG GACTTGGCTTATTGATAGCAGAGGACTTGCTAAGAAAGTGAAAAATGCAGGTCTTCCGGctgcatatcaaatcaaagatTGTGGAGCAAATAAGGAGTGTCCAAATTGTCATTACCACATAGATAATACTGAT GTTTCTCATGAATGGCCCGGCCTCCCTGTTGGTGTGAAGTTTGATCCATCTGATGTTGAGCTGTTGGGCCATTTGGCTGCAAAATGTGGGGTGGGGGATTCAGAACCACACTTGTTCATTGATGAATTTATCCCAACTCTAGAAGGCGATGAGGGCATATGTTACACTCACCCCGAAAATCTTCCTG GTGCTAAAAAAGATGGAAGTAGTTTTCATTTCTTTTACAGAATTATTAATGCATATGCTAGTGGTCACCGGAAGCGCAGGAGAATCCATGGTCAAGAAAGCACGATAAAGGCGAATGTTCGCTGGCATAAAACTGGGAAGACCAAACCTGTGATGGAAAATGTAGTGCTGAAAGGTTTTAAGAAAATTATGGTACTTTATGCACCTTCAAAAAAGGGGTCCAAGCCTGATAAATGTAACTGGGTAATGCACCAGTACCATCTTGGTGCTAATGAAGATGAACGAGAAGGAGAATACGTAGTTTCCAGAATTTTCTATCAACCACAGAAGGAGAATGAGTATAATGAAACTTCCATTGTAAAAGAAGAATTTGACTTGGGGTTGACTCAGGCTATTCCAAAAACTCCCAAGATGTCTACTCCTGATCCTCCCCGGCCACATAACACCCCCTCCTTCAATGGTGGCTCAGATGATCATTTGATAAAGTCATTTGTCCAG AACGCAAAGAATCTCAAAGACCCATCGGATCCTCCGTCTGGTTTTTGGCTCGAGGATGAAGTGGAATATGCCACTTGTCTGGCTGGAGAATCGCAAGCCGCTGACTTTGTGGATGTAAACTCACTATTTTGCAATGAAATAATTGATTCTAACACGATGTTTGGTGATCCAAGGCGACATAACTCCTCTTTAGCTCAGGAGGGTGGCGATACAAGAGATGTCACTGCTTCCGGTGGAATATCAGATCTTGACAACATTGAACTCGATACCCCCCCGGATTTCAATCTTTCG GATTTACAGTTTGCCTCTCAAGACAGTGTGTTTGATTGGTTGAATCAGTTATAG
- the LOC142530780 gene encoding serine/threonine-protein kinase STY13-like, protein MGSGNGFYSGAELCLDSKWLIDPKLLLVGPKIGEGAHAKVYEGKYKNQNVAIKIVHRGETPEEIAKRDARFGREVEMLSRVQHKNLVKFIGACKEPVMVIVTELLLGGTLRKYLVNMRPRCLDMRVSVGFALDIARAMECLHSHGIIHRDLKPENLLLTADHKTVKLADFGLAREETLTEMMTAETGTYRWMAPELYSTVTLRRGEKKHYNHKVDAYSFAIVLWELIHNKLPFEGMSNLQAAYAAAFKNVRPSSNDLPEDLALIVTSCWKDDPNARPNFTQIIHMLLHYLSTISPPEPVLPLRIFSTQNITFPPESPGTSSLMAKRDDTSDTPKTPMENKPRWFFCFNMCC, encoded by the exons ATGGGATCTGGAAATGGATTCTACTCAGGGGCTGAACTTTGTTTAGACTCCAAGTGGTTGATTGATCCCAAGCTTCTTCTTGTTGGACCCAAGATTGGAGAAGGAGCTCACGCCAAAGTGTACGAGGGAAA ATATAAAAACCAGAATGTGGCCATCAAAATTGTTCACAGAGGAGAAACGCCCGAAGAGATCGCTAAGAGGGACGCCAGGTTTGGAAGAGAAGTTGAGATGCTGTCTCGAGTCCAACACAAGAACTTGGTCAAG TTTATTGGAGCTTGCAAGGAACCTGTGATGGTGATAGTGACTGAGCTTCTCCTTGGTGGGACTTTGCGGAAGTACTTGGTAAATATGAGGCCAAGGTGTCTGGACATGCGTGTTTCCGTTGGATTTGCGCTCGACATAGCCCGTGCCATGGAGTGTTTGCACTCTCATGGAATTATACATCGTGACCTGAAACCTG AAAACTTACTCTTGACAGCAGACCATAAAACTGTAAAACTTGCGGATTTTGGTTTAGCAAGAGAAGAAACATTGACAGAAATGATGACGGCCGAGACTGGAACCTATCGCTGGATGGCTCCAGAG CTCTATAGCACAGTCACCTTGAGACGTGGAGAAAAGAAGCATTACAACCATAAGGTGGATGCTTACAGTTTCGCAATTGTGCTGTGGGAACTGATACATAATAAGTTACCCTTTGAAGGCATGTCAAATTTACAAGCAGCCTATGCCGCGGCTTTTAAA AATGTAAGGCCGAGTTCAAATGATCTACCAGAGGATTTAGCTTTAATAGTGACTTCATGTTGGAAGGACGATCCGAATGCTCGGCCCAACTTCACTCAGATAATACACATGCTCTTGCATTATCTATCGACGATTTCACCACCAGAACCGGTTTTGCCACTCAGGATTTTCTCTACTCAGAACATCACCTTCCCGCCAGAATCCCCAGGCACAAGCTCGTTGATGGCTAAACGGGATGACACGAGCGACACGCCCAAGACACCGATGGAGAACAAGCCAAGATGGTTCTTCTGTTTTAACATGTGCTGCTGA